One part of the Populus alba chromosome 18, ASM523922v2, whole genome shotgun sequence genome encodes these proteins:
- the LOC118052066 gene encoding calmodulin-binding receptor-like cytoplasmic kinase 3 translates to MAMNALILLLLVQFPIILASRFAIHSKVRGSDHIAYSNFHGHELFYINGELKDKESFCKAFHFLDVNACIFKKYLGSSSSGLDPDLSLADFPLKRERNLLQKEGREESTSQDTPKEKKDDPETVSTPYKAGLAVAGVVVMCCGFLCPCLYKKRKPATSTVVEEDPNSLDSVPSFNVNHASEKVLSTPHRVPPSPSRFSPSPKLSRLGSVHLNLSQVARATRNFSPSLQIGEGGFGIVYKAQLDNGQLVAIKRAKKEYFVNLQTEFSSEVELLAKIEHRNLVKLLGYVDKGDERLIITEYVPNGTLREHLDVLHGKILDFNQRLEISIDVAHGLTYLHLYAEKQIIHRDVKSSNILLTESMRAKVADFGFARMGPVDSDQTHISTKVKGTMGYLDPEYMKTYQLTPKSDVYSFGILLLEILTGRRPVEMKKPADERVTLRWVFRKYEEGNVVDMADPLMEEVVDAEILSKMFALAIQCAAPVRTERPDMKVVVEQLWGIRADYLKGVKKG, encoded by the exons ATGGCCATGAATGCATTGATTCTATTGTTATTGGTGCAATTTCCGATTATACTGGCCTCAAGGTTTGCTATACATTCAAAGGTTCGTGGTTCTGATCATATAGCCTATTCAAATTTTCACGGTCATGAATTGTTTTACATTAACGGGGAGCTCAAAGACAAAGAATCATTTTGCAAGGCCTTCCATTTCCTCGATGTAAATGCTTGTATCTTTAAGAAATACCTTGGGAGTAGCTCCAGTGGATTGGACCCGGACCTTTCTTTAG CTGACTTTCCTCTGAAGCGAGAAAGAAATCTTTTGCAAAAGGAGGGTAGAGAAGAATCCACAAGTCAGGATACTCCAAAAGAGAAGAAGGATGATCCAGAAACTGTTTCAACTCCCTATAAAGCTGGGTTAGCAGTGGCAGGAGTTGTTGTTATGTGTTGTGGTTTTCTCTGCCCGTGTCTATATAAGAAAAGGAAACCAGCCACGAGCACTGTTGTTGAAGAGGATCCAAACTCAC TGGATTCAGTACCCTCGTTCAATGTGAATCATGCTTCTGAAAAAGTGCTGTCCACTCCACATCGGGTGCCACCTAGTCCCTCTAGATTCTCTCCATCTCCAAAACTCAGTAGACTAGGATCAGTTCATCTCAATCTGAGTCAGGTTGCTAGAGCCACACGTAATTTTTCTCCATCACTTCAGATAGGCGAAGGAGGCTTTGGAATTGTCTACAAGGCCCAACTAGACAACGGTCAATTGGTTGCCATAAAACGAGCAAAGAAG GAATACTTTGTGAACTTACAAACTGAATTCAGCAGTGAAGTTGAACTTCTGGCCAAAATTGAACATCGGAATCTGGTGAAGTTGCTTGGTTATGTTGATAAAGGAGATGAACGCCTTATTATTACAGAGTATGTGCCCAATGGTACTCTCAGAGAACATCTGGATG TTCTGCATGGCAAAATCCTGGATTTCAACCAGCGGCTTGAAATATCCATTGATGTTGCTCATGGATTAACTTATCTCCATCTATATGCAG AGAAGCAAATAATTCATCGAGATGTGAAGTCATCCAACATTCTTTTGACAGAGAGCATGAGAGCCAAAGTGGCAGACTTTGGATTTGCTAGGATGGGTCCAGTAGACTCTGATCAAACTCATATCTCAACCAAAGTGAAGGGGACAATGGGTTACCTGGACCCAGAATATATGAAGACCTATCAACTTACCCCCAAGAGTGATGTGTACTCATTTGGGATTTTACTTCTGGAAATCCTGACAGGACGGCGCCCTGTGGAGATGAAGAAACCTGCTGATGAGCGGGTGACACTTAGATGG GTCTTTAGGAAGTACGAGGAAGGAAATGTAGTGGACATGGCGGACCCGCTAATGGAAGAAGTGGTGGACGCAGAGATACTATCCAAAATGTTTGCCTTAGCAATCCAGTGTGCAGCACCCGTTCGCACCGAACGACCGGACATGAAAGTAGTAGTTGAGCAGTTGTGGGGAATAAGAGCAGACTACCTGAAAGGTGTAAAGAAAGGTTAA
- the LOC118052067 gene encoding probable sucrose-phosphate synthase 1 — translation MAGNDWINSYLEAILDVGPGLDDKKSSLLLRERGRFSPTRYFVEEVVSGFDETDLYRSWVRAQATRSPQERNTRLENMCWRIWNLARQKKQLEGELAQRNAKRRLERERGRREAVADMSEDLSEGEKGDTVGDLSAHGDSVRGRLPRINSVDAMEAWVNQQKGKKLYIILISLHGLLRGDNMELGRDSDTGGQVKYVVELARALASMPGVYRVDLLTRQVSAPDVDWSYGEPTEMLNIRNEDFLDEMGESSGAYIVRIPFGPKDKYIPKELLWPHIPEFVDGALNHIIRMSKSLGEQIGGGKPVWPVAIHGHYADAGDSAALLSGALNVPMLFTGHSLGRDKLEQLLKQGRLSRDEINSTYKIMRRIEAEELSLDVSEIVITSTRQEIEEQWRLYDGFDPILERKLRARIRRNVSCYGRFMPRMAIIPPGMEFHHIVPQDGDMDGEIEGNEDHPSSPDPSIWIEIMRFFTNSHKPMILALARPDPKKNITTLVTAFGECRPLRELANLTLIMGNRDGIDEMSGTSSSVLLSVLKLIDKYDLYGQVAYPKHHKQSDVPDIYRLAAKTKGVFINPAFIEPFGLTLIEAAAHGLPMVATKNGGPVDIHRVLDNGLLVDPHDQQSIADALLKLVAEKHLWAKCRQNGLKNIHHFSWPEHCKAYLSKIAGCKPRHPQWQKSDDGADTSDTDSPGDSLRDIQDLSLNLRFSLDGEKTGGSANDSSLGSEGNAADKKSKIENAVLAWSKGVVKDTRKAVDHNSSSGKFPSLRRRKQIFVVAVDFDTFASLAEATRKIFEAVEKERVEGSIGFILSTSLAISEICSFLASGGFSPSDFDAFICNSGSDLYYSTPNPEDGPFVIDFYYHSHIEYRWGGEGLRKTLFRWSSSVIDKKAEDAERIVSSAEQLSTDYCYAFTVKKPGLVPPVKELQKVLRIQALRCHAIYCQNGTRINVIPVLASRSQALRYLYVRWGVELASMVVFVGECGDTDYEGLLGGVHKSVILKGACSSASSQLHANRSYPLSDIMPLESPNVVQAAEESSAIRSSLEQLGCLKS, via the exons ATGGCAGGGAATGATTGGATAAACAGCTATCTTGAAGCAATTCTTGATGTGGGTCCTGGCCTAGATGACAAAAAATCTTCTCTTTTGCTTAGAGAAAGAGGCAGGTTTAGCCCAACTCGTTATTTTGTTGAAGAAGTTGTTTCTGGATTTGATGAGACCGATCTTTATCGCTCCTGGGTTCGA GCTCAGGCGACGAGGAGTCCTCAAGAGAGGAACACGAGGTTGGAGAATATGTGCTGGAGGATTTGGAACTTGGCTCGGCAAAAGAAACAG CTTGAGGGAGAGCTGGCCCAAAGAAATGCTAAACGTCGTCTTGAACGTGAAAGAGGACGCAGAGAAGCAGTGGCTGATATGTCTGAAGACTTATCAGAGGGAGAGAAAGGAGATACAGTTGGAGATCTATCAGCCCACGGTGATAGCGTCCGGGGCAGACTGCCTAGAATCAATTCTGTTGATGCCATGGAGGCTTGGGTTAATCAgcagaagggaaaaaaactatACATTATATTAATAAG CCTTCATGGTCTATTACGAGGTGATAACATGGAGCTTGGCCGCGATTCTGATACTGGTGGTCAG gttaAATATGTAGTGGAACTTGCAAGGGCTTTGGCCTCAATGCCAGGAGTGTATCGAGTTGATTTGTTAACTAGACAAGTATCAGCTCCGGATGTAGATTGGAGTTATGGTGAACCCACAGAGATGTTGAATATAAGAAACGAAGATTTCTTGGATGAGATGGGAGAGAGCAGTGGTGCTTATATTGTCCGCATACCTTTTGGACCGAAGGATAAATATATACCGAAGGAACTTCTGTGGCCTCACATCCCTGAGTTTGTAGATGGCGCACTTAACCACATAATTCGGATGTCCAAAAGCCTAGGAGAGCAAATTGGTGGGGGGAAGCCTGTCTGGCCTGTTGCCATCCATGGGCACTATGCTGATGCAGGCGATTCTGCTGCTCTTCTATCTGGTGCTTTAAATGTCCCCATGCTTTTTACTGGTCACTCACTTGGTCGGGATAAATTAGAGCAGCTACTTAAACAAGGCCGTCTCTCGAGGGATGAGATCAACTCAACATACAAGATAATGCGTCGGATAGAGGCAGAGGAGTTATCACTTGATGTTTCAGAGATAGTCATAACTAGCACTAGACAAGAGATAGAGGAGCAATGGCGCTTGTATGATGGTTTTGATCCTATACTTGAGCGTAAACTGCGAGCAAGAATCAGGCGTAACGTGAGTTGTTACGGAAGGTTCATGCCCCGCATGGCT ATAATTCCTCCTGGAATGGAGTTTCATCACATTGTTCCCCAGGATGGTGATATGGATGGCGAAATAGAAGGAAATGAAGACCATCCCTCTTCTCCTGATCCATCGATATGGATAGag ATCATGCGCTTCTTTACCAATTCTCACAAGCCTATGATACTTGCCCTTGCAAGACCAGATCCTAAAAAGAACATCACAACTTTGGTCACAGCATTTGGAGAATGTCGGCCATTGAGAGAGCTTGCTAACCTT ACTCTAATTATGGGCAATCGAGATGGAATTGATGAAATGTCCGGCACAAGTTCATCTGTCCTTCTTTCTGTGCTTAAGCTTATTGACAAGTATGATCTGTATGGGCAAGTTGCATACCCTAAACATCACAAGCAGTCTGATGTTCCTGACATTTATCGACTAGCAGCGAAGACAAAG GGTGTTTTCATCAATCCGGCTTTCATTGAGCCATTTGGACTTACTTTAATtgag GCAGCAGCTCATGGATTGCCTATGGTTGCCACCAAAAATGGAGGCCCAGTAGACATACACCGG GTACTTGACAATGGTCTCCTTGTTGATCCTCATGATCAGCAGTCCATTGCTGATGCTCTTCTGAAGCTTGTTGCTGAAAAGCATCTTTGGGCAAAATGCCGTCAGAATGGTTTGAAGAACATTCACCATTTTTCATGGCCAGAGCATTGCAAGGCTTATCTTTCCAAAATAGCCGGTTGCAAACCGAGGCATCCACAATGGCAAAAAAGTGATGATGGAGCTGATACTTCCGACACAGATTCTCCTGGTGATTCCTTGAGAGATATACAGGATTTATCTTTGAACTTAAGGTTCTCATTGGATGGGGAAAAGACTGGAGGTAGTGCAAATGATAGTTCTCTAGGATCTGAAGGAAATGCTGCTGATAAGAAGAGTAAAATAGAGAATGCTGTATTGGCATGGTCCAAGGGTGTTGTAAAGGACACACGAAAGGCTGTTGACCATAACAGCAGTTCTGGTAAGTTTCCATCATTGAGAAGGAGGAAACAAATCTTTGTTGTTGCAGTGGACTTTGATACTTTTGCCAGTCTTGCTGAAGCCACCAGAAAAATTTTTGAGGCTGTTGAAAAGGAACGGGTGGAAGGTTCTATAGGGTTTATATTGTCAACATCCTTGGCCATTTCTGAGATATGCTCCTTTCTGGCCTCAGGGGGGTTTAGCCCCAGTGATTTTGATGCTTTTATTTGCAACAGTGGTAGTGACCTCTACTATTCAACTCCCAATCCAGAGGATGGTCCCTTTGTCATTGACTTTTATTATCACTCACACATTGAATACCGTTGGGGTGGAGAAGGGCTGAGGAAGACTCTGTTTCGCTGGTCATCTTCAGTTATTGATAAGAAGGCTGAGGATGCGGAACGGATTGTATCTTCAGCTGAACAACTTTCGACTGACTATTGTTATGCTTTTACAGTGAAAAAGCCAGGATTG GTTCCACCAGTTAAGGAGCTCCAAAAGGTTCTGAGAATTCAGGCTCTCCGTTGCCATGCTATTTATTGCCAAAATGGGACCAGGATAAATGTAATTCCAGTATTGGCTTCCCGTTCCCAAGCCCTCAG GTACCTATATGTTCGATGGGGAGTGGAATTGGCAAGTATGGTCGTTTTTGTTGGAGAATGTGGTGACACAGATTATGAAGGATTGCTTGGTGGGGTGCACAAAAGTGTAATATTGAAAGGAGCCTGTAGCAGTGCAAGCAGCCAACTCCACGCGAACCGAAGCTACCCTCTCTCAGACATCATGCCATTAGAGAGCCCAAATGTTGTTCAAGCAGCTGAAGAAAGCTCTGCTATCAGGAGTTCCTTGGAACAATTAGGATGTCTCAAGAGTTAG
- the LOC118052069 gene encoding heptahelical transmembrane protein 1 isoform X1, with translation MSGLRVLKRKGKKNMDQTQKKEAEVVLDSCKSSGAIKKMKKDDESQSKGKKTCDLVSFWELPEYMKDNEFILSYYRADWPLKKALFSVFRWHNETLNVWTHLLGFFLFLGLTVANLMQVPQVADLLGLFTWSIFTSAQRNVSNDLKDFYLLLQGTTELPDLGHNLPMKTDVSSLGIPATRWPFYVFLGGSMFCLLSSSICHLFSCHSHSLNILLLRMDYAGIVIMIITSFFPPMYYIFQCEPHWQFIYLGGITVMGMFTIVTLLSPPLSTAKFRAYRAMLFTSMGLFGLIPAVHSVIANWSNPKRDIIVAYESAMAVFYLTGTGLYVSRFPERLKPGLFDLTGHSHQIFHVFVVLGALAHYGATLLFLEYRDLVGC, from the exons ATGAGTGGGTTGAGGGTCTTGAAgaggaaagggaagaaaaatatGGATCAAACCCAGAAGAAAGAAGCTGAAGTAGTGCTTGATTCTTGCAAAAGTAGTGGAGCAatcaagaagatgaagaaagatgatgagagTCAAAGCAAAGGTAAGAAAACGTGTGATTTAGTGTCGTTTTGGGAGCTGCCAGAGTACATGAAGGACAATGAGTTCATCTTGAGTTACTACAGAGCAGATTGGCCTCTCAAAAAAGCTCTCTTTAGCGTTTTTCGTTGGCATAACGAAACTCTCAATGTCTGGAC GCACCTTCTtggtttcttcttgtttttgggGTTGACGGTGGCAAATTTAATGCAAGTGCCTCAGGTTGCTGATCTGCTTGGCTTGTTTACGTG GTCAATTTTTACTAGTGCACAAAGAAATGTTTCTAATGATTTAAAGGATTTCTACTTG tTGTTGCAGGGGACAACAGAACTGCCTGATCTGGGCCACAATTTACCTATGAAAACGGATGTTTCATCGTTAGGAATACCAGCAACCCGGTGGCCATTCTATGTATTCTTAGGTGGCTCTATGTTCTGCCTCCTCTCAAGTAGCATTTGCCACCTCTTTTCTTGCCATTCACACAGCTTGAACATTCTGTTGCTGCGAATGGACTATGCCGGCATTGTTATAATGATCATCACCTCTTTTTTTCCTCCAATGTATTATATCTTCCAATGTGAACCACATTGGCAATTTATCTACCTTGGTGGTATCACAGTAATGGGAATGTTCACTATCGTGACGCTACTTTCTCCACCGCTATCGACTGCAAAATTTCGTGCTTATAGAGCCATGCTGTTCACTTCCATGGGATTATTCGGCCTTATCCCTGCAGTCCATTCTGTAATTGCCAATTGGAGCAATCCCAAGCGTGATATCATTGTAGCTTATGAGTCTGCCATGGCCGTATTTTACTTGACTGGAACCGGGTTGTATGTAAGTAGGTTTCCAGAGAGGTTGAAGCCTGGACTGTTCGACCTAACAGGACACAGTCATcagatttttcatgtttttgtggTATTGGGAGCATTGGCTCATTATGGTGCCACACTTTTATTCTTGGAGTATCGTGATCTTGTGGGATGCTAA
- the LOC118052069 gene encoding heptahelical transmembrane protein 1 isoform X2: MSGLRVLKRKGKKNMDQTQKKEAEVVLDSCKSSGAIKKMKKDDESQSKGKKTCDLVSFWELPEYMKDNEFILSYYRADWPLKKALFSVFRWHNETLNVWTHLLGFFLFLGLTVANLMQVPQVADLLGLFTWSIFTSAQRNVSNDLKDFYLGTTELPDLGHNLPMKTDVSSLGIPATRWPFYVFLGGSMFCLLSSSICHLFSCHSHSLNILLLRMDYAGIVIMIITSFFPPMYYIFQCEPHWQFIYLGGITVMGMFTIVTLLSPPLSTAKFRAYRAMLFTSMGLFGLIPAVHSVIANWSNPKRDIIVAYESAMAVFYLTGTGLYVSRFPERLKPGLFDLTGHSHQIFHVFVVLGALAHYGATLLFLEYRDLVGC, translated from the exons ATGAGTGGGTTGAGGGTCTTGAAgaggaaagggaagaaaaatatGGATCAAACCCAGAAGAAAGAAGCTGAAGTAGTGCTTGATTCTTGCAAAAGTAGTGGAGCAatcaagaagatgaagaaagatgatgagagTCAAAGCAAAGGTAAGAAAACGTGTGATTTAGTGTCGTTTTGGGAGCTGCCAGAGTACATGAAGGACAATGAGTTCATCTTGAGTTACTACAGAGCAGATTGGCCTCTCAAAAAAGCTCTCTTTAGCGTTTTTCGTTGGCATAACGAAACTCTCAATGTCTGGAC GCACCTTCTtggtttcttcttgtttttgggGTTGACGGTGGCAAATTTAATGCAAGTGCCTCAGGTTGCTGATCTGCTTGGCTTGTTTACGTG GTCAATTTTTACTAGTGCACAAAGAAATGTTTCTAATGATTTAAAGGATTTCTACTTG GGGACAACAGAACTGCCTGATCTGGGCCACAATTTACCTATGAAAACGGATGTTTCATCGTTAGGAATACCAGCAACCCGGTGGCCATTCTATGTATTCTTAGGTGGCTCTATGTTCTGCCTCCTCTCAAGTAGCATTTGCCACCTCTTTTCTTGCCATTCACACAGCTTGAACATTCTGTTGCTGCGAATGGACTATGCCGGCATTGTTATAATGATCATCACCTCTTTTTTTCCTCCAATGTATTATATCTTCCAATGTGAACCACATTGGCAATTTATCTACCTTGGTGGTATCACAGTAATGGGAATGTTCACTATCGTGACGCTACTTTCTCCACCGCTATCGACTGCAAAATTTCGTGCTTATAGAGCCATGCTGTTCACTTCCATGGGATTATTCGGCCTTATCCCTGCAGTCCATTCTGTAATTGCCAATTGGAGCAATCCCAAGCGTGATATCATTGTAGCTTATGAGTCTGCCATGGCCGTATTTTACTTGACTGGAACCGGGTTGTATGTAAGTAGGTTTCCAGAGAGGTTGAAGCCTGGACTGTTCGACCTAACAGGACACAGTCATcagatttttcatgtttttgtggTATTGGGAGCATTGGCTCATTATGGTGCCACACTTTTATTCTTGGAGTATCGTGATCTTGTGGGATGCTAA
- the LOC118052068 gene encoding probable glycosyltransferase At3g42180 isoform X1, whose product MAAFNLDKLCLILPAFLFLLFLFPLGGQHHLTLLFSSFNPIKANSSTTPLEAPVLDAFASTSINTGNEDEPKTQKKRSSLERVEEGLAKARAAIQEAIRSKNYTSHKKETFIPKGSVYWNSHAFHQSHIEMVKRFKVWPYKEGERPLVHDGPLNNIYSIEGHFIDEVESKGSQFRAQDPDEAHVFFLPISVASIVHFIYLPITAAADYSRDRLRRVVTDYVHVISKKYPYWNRSNGADHFMVSCHDWAPDVSIADSELFNRFIRVLCNANISVGFRPPRDVPLPEIYLPFSGLGPTHMGQAPNNRPILAFFEGRAHGYIRQVLFKHWKNKDNEVQVHELLPKGENYTRLMGQSKFCLCPSGFEVASPRVVEAIYQGCVPVIISDNYSLPFSDVLNWSQFSVQIPVEKIPEIKMILQRISNSKYLRMHERVKRVQRHFVLNRPAKPFDVIHMVLHSLWLRRLNFRLSD is encoded by the exons ATGGCAGCCTTTAACTTAGACAAATTATGCTTAATACTTccagcttttctttttctcctctttctctttcccttgGGTGGTCAGCACCATCTCACCCTactcttctcttctttcaatCCCATTAAAGCCAACAGCTCAACAACACCACTAGAAGCACCAGTACTGGATGCATTTGCTTCAACCTCCATTAATACAGGCAATGAAGATGAGCCCAAGACTCAAAAA AAAAGGAGTAGCCTGGAGAGAGTGGAAGAGGGTTTAGCCAAGGCTCGTGCAGCTATTCAAGAAGCTATTCGTTCGAAGAACTACACATCACACAAGAAAGAGACCTTCATCCCCAAAGGATCAGTATACTGGAACTCCCATGCTTTTCATCA GAGCCATATAGAGATGGTGAAGAGATTCAAGGTGTGGCCCTACAAGGAAGGAGAGAGGCCATTGGTCCATGATGGCCCTCTAAACAACATCTATTCCATTGAGGGCCATTTCATCGATGAGGTCGAAAGCAAGGGGAGCCAATTCAGGGCCCAAGATCCTGATGAGGCCCATGTATTCTTCCTCCCCATTAGTGTAGCTTCTATTGTGCACTTCATCTACTTGCCGATCACAGCAGCGGCGGATTACTCTCGTGATCGCCTCCGCCGGGTTGTGACGGATTACGTTCACGTTATTTCCAAGAAGTATCCTTACTGGAATAGAAGTAACGGTGCCGATCATTTTATGGTTTCGTGTCATGATTGG GCACCTGATGTATCAATCGCCGATTCTGAGCTCTTCAACAGATTCATTAGAGTCCTCTGCAATGCCAACATCTCTGTAGGGTTCCGGCCCCCGAGAGATGTCCCTTTACCGGAGATTTACCTTCCCTTTTCAGGCCTCGGTCCAACCCATATGGGGCAGGCTCCAAACAACCGCCCAATTCTAGCATTCTTTGAAGGTAGGGCTCATGGGTATATCAGGCAGGTCTTATTCAAGCATTGGAAGAACAAAGATAACGAAGTTCAAGTCCATGAGCTGCTTCCAAAGGGCGAAAATTACACAAGACTGATGGGTCAAAGCAAGTTTTGCTTGTGCCCTAGTGGATTTGAAGTGGCAAGCCCTAGAGTCGTGGAAGCAATTTATCAAGGATGCGTGCCTGTGATCATTTCTGACAACTATTCATTACCGTTTAGTGATGTCCTTAATTGGAGTCAATTCTCAGTACAGATTCCAGTCGAGAAGATACCAGAAATCAAGATGATCCTGCAAAGAATTTCTAACAGCAAGTACTTGAGAATGCATGAAAGAGTCAAGAGAGTTCAGAGGCATTTTGTGCTCAACCGACCAGCTAAACCATTTGATGTTATCCACATGGTGCTTCACTCGTTGTGGCTCCGGAGGTTGAATTTTAGGTTGTCAGATTGA
- the LOC118052068 gene encoding probable glycosyltransferase At3g42180 isoform X2, whose amino-acid sequence MVKRFKVWPYKEGERPLVHDGPLNNIYSIEGHFIDEVESKGSQFRAQDPDEAHVFFLPISVASIVHFIYLPITAAADYSRDRLRRVVTDYVHVISKKYPYWNRSNGADHFMVSCHDWAPDVSIADSELFNRFIRVLCNANISVGFRPPRDVPLPEIYLPFSGLGPTHMGQAPNNRPILAFFEGRAHGYIRQVLFKHWKNKDNEVQVHELLPKGENYTRLMGQSKFCLCPSGFEVASPRVVEAIYQGCVPVIISDNYSLPFSDVLNWSQFSVQIPVEKIPEIKMILQRISNSKYLRMHERVKRVQRHFVLNRPAKPFDVIHMVLHSLWLRRLNFRLSD is encoded by the exons ATGGTGAAGAGATTCAAGGTGTGGCCCTACAAGGAAGGAGAGAGGCCATTGGTCCATGATGGCCCTCTAAACAACATCTATTCCATTGAGGGCCATTTCATCGATGAGGTCGAAAGCAAGGGGAGCCAATTCAGGGCCCAAGATCCTGATGAGGCCCATGTATTCTTCCTCCCCATTAGTGTAGCTTCTATTGTGCACTTCATCTACTTGCCGATCACAGCAGCGGCGGATTACTCTCGTGATCGCCTCCGCCGGGTTGTGACGGATTACGTTCACGTTATTTCCAAGAAGTATCCTTACTGGAATAGAAGTAACGGTGCCGATCATTTTATGGTTTCGTGTCATGATTGG GCACCTGATGTATCAATCGCCGATTCTGAGCTCTTCAACAGATTCATTAGAGTCCTCTGCAATGCCAACATCTCTGTAGGGTTCCGGCCCCCGAGAGATGTCCCTTTACCGGAGATTTACCTTCCCTTTTCAGGCCTCGGTCCAACCCATATGGGGCAGGCTCCAAACAACCGCCCAATTCTAGCATTCTTTGAAGGTAGGGCTCATGGGTATATCAGGCAGGTCTTATTCAAGCATTGGAAGAACAAAGATAACGAAGTTCAAGTCCATGAGCTGCTTCCAAAGGGCGAAAATTACACAAGACTGATGGGTCAAAGCAAGTTTTGCTTGTGCCCTAGTGGATTTGAAGTGGCAAGCCCTAGAGTCGTGGAAGCAATTTATCAAGGATGCGTGCCTGTGATCATTTCTGACAACTATTCATTACCGTTTAGTGATGTCCTTAATTGGAGTCAATTCTCAGTACAGATTCCAGTCGAGAAGATACCAGAAATCAAGATGATCCTGCAAAGAATTTCTAACAGCAAGTACTTGAGAATGCATGAAAGAGTCAAGAGAGTTCAGAGGCATTTTGTGCTCAACCGACCAGCTAAACCATTTGATGTTATCCACATGGTGCTTCACTCGTTGTGGCTCCGGAGGTTGAATTTTAGGTTGTCAGATTGA